The Pseudomonas sp. HOU2 DNA window GTGAAGATTCACAGCGGGAGAATTGAAAATAAATTCGCCTGCCAGACAATAAACATCAGTGATTAATCAGAAACACACTCTCCACCCGGGACAATGCTTGCGACCACACCTCATCAGCGATTTCCACAAGCCGAAAAAATCTCACGCGTGAGCCATTGATGGCATTTTGAATTGGTTGTAGTGTGGCTCACGCGTGAGATGTTCATAACGGAGTCATTGCCATGAAAAGCCGCTCCCCCACTGTTGCGTCAGAGAGCCCAAAGGGAGAGCGCTCGAAACCGTCCGCGAAAAAACCGTCGAGCTTCTACATGAAGCAGATGCGCGCGGGCCTGGCTGCCGCCGGTTATGTGAAACACGAAACTTGGGTGCTTCCGGAAAACCGAAGCTTGCTCAAGCAAATGGAGCAACAGCTACGCCAACCGATTCTGGCTGGCTCATTCATGTCGGAGAATTACATGAGCGCAGGCAACAACTGGAACATCGATAGCCTCTTCAACGCCCTCAAGGCACTGGACGAGGTGGCTTCGCAGCAGATCACGCTGTCGCTGATCCAGAGCTCCGAACCCAGCATCAAGCTGGAAATGAACGAATTCGGCGGTCTGC harbors:
- a CDS encoding YjfI family protein, whose amino-acid sequence is MKQMRAGLAAAGYVKHETWVLPENRSLLKQMEQQLRQPILAGSFMSENYMSAGNNWNIDSLFNALKALDEVASQQITLSLIQSSEPSIKLEMNEFGGLPIHIALAGAQIIVDTVLVDIDSITDVRAFNDAVLRSREMFPLSSIGIESMPNGQTVYNMFGALSADSSLTNVVTEVKTLVDNVQRASEAFEHFFK